The following coding sequences lie in one Arachis hypogaea cultivar Tifrunner chromosome 4, arahy.Tifrunner.gnm2.J5K5, whole genome shotgun sequence genomic window:
- the LOC112798068 gene encoding uncharacterized protein, which produces MAAEPETLQPPPELPIATAPSAPEETAADPTTTTTVQQQPAAENPGPPPLAPKRQRRPSVRLGEIGDQRASATNHETHTRRPSMPPWSWRIRSKEPSRTNSKARSLTNLPNGGEEIAEFGNKRGKSKRASTATKRVRSNFAPRTAVTTAAAAAKTENNNNDNGEEEAYRDFDYEQEDEDYHDDSPVHSVHDDDGYWHIGRHTDRARVSENDVVESDSREGRKCEGVRSWLLELGLSRYAPMFEIHEVDDELLPMLTLEDLKDMGINAVGSRRKMYTAIQKLRKGFP; this is translated from the coding sequence ATGGCGGCTGAGCCCGAAACACTCCAACCGCCGCCGGAGCTTCCAATCGCCACCGCACCTTCCGCCCCGGAGGAAACGGCAGCGGATCCTACGACGACGACAACGGTGCAGCAGCAGCCCGCCGCTGAGAATCCCGGTCCTCCGCCACTCGCTCCGAAACGTCAACGCCGTCCAAGCGTTCGTCTGGGAGAGATCGGAGACCAACGCGCCTCCGCAACCAACCATGAAACTCACACGCGCCGCCCGAGCATGCCTCCATGGAGCTGGCGTATCCGCTCGAAAGAACCTTCCAGGACAAACTCGAAGGCTCGTTCCCTAACGAACCTCCCTAACGGCGGCGAAGAAATCGCTGAATTCGGTAACAAACGCGGTAAATCGAAGCGAGCTTCAACAGCAACAAAGCGTGTGAGATCGAATTTCGCTCCTCGAACCGCAGtaacaacagcagcagcagcagcaaaaacagaaaacaacAACAACGACAACGGTGAAGAAGAAGCTTACCGTGATTTCGATTACGAGCAGGAAGATGAAGACTATCACGATGACAGTCCAGTGCACTCGGTCCACGACGACGACGGTTACTGGCACATAGGGAGGCACACGGATCGAGCTAGGGTTTCGGAAAACGACGTGGTTGAATCGGATTCGAGGGAAGGGAGGAAGTGCGAGGGGGTGAGGTCGTGGTTGCTGGAGCTAGGTCTGAGTAGGTACGCTCCGATGTTTGAGATTCATGAGGTGGATGATGAGCTTCTTCCGATGCTGACATTGGAAGATCTCAAAGATATGGGGATCAATGCCGTTGGTTCTAGAAGGAAAATGTACACTGCGATCCAGAAGCTTCGGAAAGGGTTTCCATGA